In Geothermobacter ehrlichii, a single window of DNA contains:
- a CDS encoding PAS domain S-box protein, with product MRPRLLFFACLALLLPALVWGKTPVSIELTAEERAWLEQHGQSIRVGVLPNYPPIEFLQDGRQSGLTADYLRAIEEELGIRFRRVVARNWAELQQMALAHRIDIIGSIQQTPKRAKKLLFTRPYVHLPNAIITRRGAKTGLREKDLAGLRVAVVQDYASWDYLRTHAPNATLVAVDNDLDGLKQLAFGQVDAFVTDLSVASWHIDRLGLSNLQVGGSTNFYWDFRFGVRNDWPLLHAILDKALAGISDDARQALLHRWVGLVTANKLSAKELTIAGLVLGLFMLLIIAFWLWNRLLQRQVELQTDELRNALQRERRIANELRRSEAQLRELTDNLPQTVFEIDTQGIITYVNRYCTEWSGYSRERLIGRCLLEFLLPEDRPVMERRIRILLGEEPEERTDLVYRIQLADGRIRSVLGYASPILSGDRTTGLRGILVDINERLSMEIFLDDLLNAIPDPIFAKDRQHRWIRLNDAFCELIGKPRRELLGKSDFDLFPEEEARVFWEKDDLVFTTGETNLNIERITPPEGSTRILATRKSLMLSPDGEPILVGVIRDITEQEEAARRLAESERRFRQIFDATSDALFIHDAATGVILDVNKTAETMYRASRDELLASDIGKLSSGTPPFDQKGARMRIANALLKGHTVFEWHTRRFDGELFWVEVSLRPATIDNRRVIIATVRDISRRKELEEMMLQAEKMLTIGHLAAGIAHEINNPLAGVLQNLQVLGMRLDQQHPGNRQAAEQAGLDLEALSRYSEARQIPLLLDNANTSAQRARTIVEDLLSFSRRPAGKLEPVDMHQIIESSLKLAETEFNTDQGYDFRAIRLETSLCTPPPPIVGLADQLQQALLNLLRNAAQAMFRAGVRRPCIHIELTDEDDHALLRLSDNGPGMDEATRNRIFEPFFTTRSGQGGTGLGLALVSFIITQNHGGSINVQSTPGQGTTFILQLPTTRSKEAS from the coding sequence ATGAGGCCGCGCCTGCTCTTCTTTGCCTGCCTGGCTCTGCTGTTGCCGGCCCTGGTCTGGGGCAAGACACCGGTCAGTATCGAACTGACCGCCGAAGAGCGCGCCTGGCTCGAACAGCACGGCCAATCGATCCGCGTCGGGGTCCTTCCCAACTACCCTCCCATCGAATTTCTTCAGGACGGCCGGCAAAGCGGCCTGACCGCCGACTACCTGCGGGCCATCGAAGAAGAGCTCGGCATCCGCTTTCGGCGCGTCGTTGCCCGCAACTGGGCCGAACTGCAGCAGATGGCCCTGGCGCATCGCATCGATATCATCGGCTCCATTCAGCAGACCCCGAAACGGGCGAAAAAGCTCCTCTTCACCCGCCCCTACGTACACCTGCCCAACGCCATCATCACCCGCAGGGGGGCCAAAACGGGACTTCGGGAAAAGGATCTGGCCGGCTTGCGGGTGGCTGTTGTCCAGGACTACGCCAGCTGGGACTATCTGCGAACCCATGCGCCAAATGCCACCCTGGTGGCCGTCGACAATGACCTCGACGGGCTCAAGCAGCTCGCCTTCGGTCAGGTCGACGCTTTTGTAACCGATCTTTCGGTCGCCAGCTGGCACATCGACAGACTCGGTCTGAGCAACCTGCAGGTCGGTGGCTCCACCAACTTCTACTGGGACTTCAGGTTCGGCGTGCGTAACGACTGGCCGCTGCTGCACGCCATTCTGGACAAGGCCCTGGCCGGCATCTCCGATGACGCCCGGCAAGCCCTGCTGCACCGCTGGGTCGGTCTGGTGACAGCCAACAAACTGAGTGCCAAAGAACTGACTATCGCCGGCCTGGTACTAGGCCTCTTCATGCTGCTTATCATCGCCTTCTGGCTCTGGAACCGCCTGCTGCAGCGTCAGGTCGAACTGCAGACCGATGAACTCAGGAACGCCCTGCAGCGCGAACGCCGGATCGCCAACGAGCTGCGACGCAGCGAAGCACAGTTGCGCGAACTGACCGACAATCTGCCGCAAACCGTCTTCGAAATCGATACCCAGGGGATTATCACTTATGTCAACCGTTACTGCACGGAGTGGAGCGGCTATAGTCGCGAACGGCTTATCGGCAGGTGCCTTCTGGAGTTTCTGCTGCCGGAAGACCGACCGGTCATGGAACGGCGCATCCGCATCCTGCTCGGTGAAGAGCCCGAAGAACGAACCGACCTGGTCTACCGGATACAACTGGCCGACGGCCGCATCCGCAGCGTTCTCGGCTATGCCAGCCCCATTCTCAGCGGCGACAGAACAACCGGGCTACGCGGCATTTTGGTCGACATCAACGAACGACTGTCGATGGAAATCTTTCTTGACGACCTGCTCAACGCCATCCCCGATCCGATCTTCGCCAAGGATCGCCAACACCGCTGGATCCGCCTCAACGACGCCTTTTGCGAACTGATCGGCAAGCCGCGGCGCGAGCTGCTCGGCAAGTCGGACTTCGATCTCTTTCCGGAAGAGGAAGCACGGGTTTTCTGGGAAAAGGACGATCTGGTCTTCACGACCGGAGAGACCAACCTGAACATCGAGCGAATCACGCCACCCGAAGGCAGCACGCGCATCCTGGCCACCCGCAAGAGCCTGATGCTCTCTCCCGACGGCGAACCGATCCTGGTCGGCGTCATCCGCGACATCACCGAACAGGAAGAGGCGGCCCGGCGCCTGGCCGAGAGCGAGCGCCGCTTCCGGCAGATCTTCGACGCCACCAGCGATGCCCTGTTCATCCACGACGCCGCCACCGGCGTCATCCTCGATGTCAACAAGACCGCCGAAACCATGTACCGCGCCAGCCGGGACGAACTGCTTGCCAGCGATATCGGAAAACTCAGCTCGGGCACACCGCCGTTCGACCAGAAGGGAGCCCGGATGCGCATCGCCAACGCCCTGCTCAAGGGACACACGGTGTTCGAGTGGCACACCCGCCGGTTCGACGGCGAACTCTTCTGGGTCGAAGTCAGCCTGCGACCGGCAACCATCGACAACAGGCGGGTGATCATCGCCACCGTCCGGGACATCAGCCGGCGCAAGGAACTGGAAGAGATGATGCTGCAGGCGGAAAAGATGCTCACTATCGGTCATCTGGCCGCCGGCATCGCCCACGAGATCAACAATCCGCTGGCCGGTGTGCTGCAAAACCTGCAAGTTCTCGGCATGCGTCTCGACCAGCAACATCCGGGCAATCGGCAGGCCGCCGAACAGGCAGGTCTCGACCTAGAGGCTCTGTCCCGTTACAGTGAAGCAAGACAGATCCCCCTGCTGCTGGACAACGCCAACACCTCCGCCCAGCGCGCCCGCACCATCGTCGAAGACCTGCTCTCTTTCAGTCGCCGCCCAGCCGGCAAACTCGAACCGGTCGACATGCACCAGATCATCGAATCGAGCCTGAAGCTGGCCGAAACCGAATTCAATACCGACCAGGGATACGATTTTCGCGCCATTCGGCTCGAAACCAGCCTCTGCACCCCACCGCCGCCGATCGTCGGTCTGGCTGACCAGCTGCAGCAGGCGTTGCTCAACCTGTTGCGCAATGCCGCCCAGGCCATGTTCCGGGCCGGCGTCCGCCGTCCCTGCATCCACATCGAACTGACCGACGAAGACGACCACGCTCTGCTGCGCCTGTCGGACAACGGTCCGGGGATGGACGAAGCGACCCGCAACCGCATTTTCGAGCCCTTCTTCACCACCCGCAGCGGGCAGGGCGGCACCGGCCTGGGGCTGGCCCTGGTTTCCTTCATCATCACCCAGAATCACGGGGGGAGCATCAACGTCCAGTCGACACCGGGACAGGGAACAACCTTCATCCTGCAGCTGCCGACAACCCGCAGCAAGGAGGCCTCATGA
- a CDS encoding response regulator, which translates to MNERPKRILVLDDEEAIRLSLEMFLGDFSWQVHTAADTATALKLIEHNCIDLALVDVRLAGESGNRFIVEALKIQPKLKVLIHTGSIDYAVPPELQKLGIGEAQVVRKPQPDLMRFLALLEAQLAGS; encoded by the coding sequence ATGAACGAGCGACCGAAACGCATTCTCGTGCTGGACGACGAGGAAGCCATCCGCCTGAGCCTCGAGATGTTTCTCGGCGATTTCAGCTGGCAGGTTCATACTGCCGCCGACACGGCGACCGCGCTGAAGCTTATCGAGCACAACTGCATCGACCTGGCCCTGGTCGATGTCCGTCTGGCCGGCGAAAGCGGCAACCGGTTCATTGTCGAGGCGCTGAAAATCCAGCCGAAACTGAAGGTGCTGATCCACACGGGTTCCATCGACTACGCCGTACCGCCCGAACTGCAGAAGCTCGGCATCGGCGAAGCCCAGGTCGTGCGGAAACCGCAACCGGACCTGATGCGGTTCCTGGCGCTGCTGGAAGCGCAGCTTGCCGGAAGCTGA
- a CDS encoding GGDEF domain-containing protein, with amino-acid sequence MPTLTPTWTEADRTAVILSDRAASRDYLLRLLDCTGIFHQIHCAADLNGIEAILDEHAVDALFFDWQPPDPESIAELAACLDEQDDWRDIPLLVFTAETSRETAICAFLNGASDCLGYSIPAADLRARLYPHLNRKLRIDSLREENNQLARLAISDPLTGLYNRNYFDVALQFETARCQRNGSLLSLLVIVIDRFNWLHANFGYKAGDRVLGLVGGVIGDVVRRSDIPCRFNHQDFAVIMPETTAPEAYGLAERIRDELNHRQPRHPLDRFSVTLSMGISSISGAGTFAPANLIEEAYCAVETGRRFGAGRTEIFSHNLEIFTEDGFRLDLEHPQGNA; translated from the coding sequence ATGCCGACACTGACACCGACATGGACCGAAGCGGACCGAACGGCCGTCATCCTGAGTGACCGGGCGGCATCCCGCGACTACCTGTTGCGCCTGCTCGACTGCACGGGCATCTTTCATCAGATTCACTGCGCCGCCGACCTGAACGGCATCGAGGCCATTCTGGACGAGCATGCGGTCGACGCCCTCTTCTTCGACTGGCAGCCACCGGACCCGGAATCGATCGCCGAGCTGGCCGCCTGCCTCGACGAGCAGGACGACTGGCGCGACATCCCCCTGCTGGTCTTTACCGCCGAAACAAGCCGGGAAACCGCCATCTGCGCCTTTCTCAACGGTGCCAGCGACTGCCTCGGTTACAGCATTCCTGCCGCCGACCTGAGGGCACGGCTCTACCCGCACCTCAATCGCAAACTGCGCATCGATTCCCTGCGTGAAGAGAACAACCAGCTGGCGCGCCTGGCCATCAGCGATCCTCTGACCGGCCTGTACAACAGAAACTATTTCGATGTCGCCCTGCAGTTTGAAACCGCCCGCTGTCAGCGCAACGGCAGCCTGCTTTCCCTGCTGGTCATCGTCATCGACCGCTTCAACTGGCTTCACGCCAACTTCGGCTACAAGGCCGGCGACCGCGTTCTCGGCCTGGTCGGCGGCGTGATCGGCGACGTGGTGCGCCGCTCGGACATCCCCTGCCGCTTCAACCACCAGGATTTCGCCGTCATCATGCCGGAAACGACGGCCCCCGAAGCCTACGGGCTGGCCGAACGGATCAGGGACGAACTCAACCACCGCCAGCCGCGCCATCCCCTTGACCGGTTTTCCGTCACCCTGAGCATGGGCATCAGCAGCATCTCCGGCGCCGGCACCTTCGCGCCGGCGAACCTGATCGAAGAAGCCTACTGCGCCGTCGAAACCGGTCGCCGCTTCGGCGCCGGGCGTACCGAAATCTTCAGCCACAATCTGGAGATCTTCACCGAGGACGGCTTTCGCCTCGACCTGGAACATCCGCAGGGAAACGCCTGA
- a CDS encoding GspE/PulE/PilB domain-containing protein — MALTLLEMLREAELITREQFDEALLNRVVYGGKIGTSLIELGMVEEETLARFLSRKLSVPYVHPDQLQEIPAEIIQKVPRGLALKYRVVPIRCEKKRLSLAMADPADLAAIDEIAFITDYIIQPLVAPEVRLLQALNRYYGYEIEDRYQAIIARIGEWKGTAAEAEAEQQAHEEQIDEEELEEAVILEEEDFSERVGQYSIDQVSQSLAEATSRDEIGDVLLGYLGQEFDRAALLVCRGERVDGWKAVGEGKVLDDFSQLSISLNEPSVIRTVVEGNSPYLGGIPVKGENEQLIEALGGQAPTAALLLPLQLGGRVVNVVYVDGGEKSLAERMADLNRLVRKTVLAFEILIRREKILMT; from the coding sequence ATGGCGCTGACATTGCTGGAGATGTTGCGGGAAGCGGAACTGATCACCCGTGAGCAGTTCGACGAGGCGCTGCTCAACCGGGTGGTCTACGGCGGCAAGATCGGCACCAGCCTGATCGAGCTGGGCATGGTCGAGGAGGAGACACTGGCGCGGTTTCTCAGCCGCAAGCTTTCTGTCCCCTATGTGCATCCCGACCAGCTGCAGGAGATTCCCGCCGAGATCATCCAGAAGGTTCCCAGGGGGCTGGCGCTGAAATACAGGGTTGTTCCCATCCGCTGCGAAAAGAAACGGCTCAGTTTGGCCATGGCCGATCCGGCCGATCTGGCCGCCATCGACGAAATTGCCTTTATCACCGACTACATCATCCAGCCCCTGGTGGCGCCGGAGGTGCGCCTGTTGCAGGCGCTCAACCGTTACTACGGCTACGAGATCGAGGATCGCTACCAGGCCATCATCGCCCGGATCGGCGAGTGGAAGGGGACGGCGGCCGAGGCGGAAGCCGAGCAGCAAGCGCATGAGGAACAGATCGATGAGGAAGAGCTGGAAGAGGCGGTCATCCTCGAGGAGGAGGATTTTTCGGAGCGGGTCGGACAGTATTCCATCGACCAGGTTTCGCAATCCCTGGCCGAGGCGACGTCCCGTGACGAGATCGGCGACGTGCTGCTCGGTTATCTCGGCCAGGAGTTCGATCGCGCCGCCCTGCTGGTCTGTCGCGGCGAGCGCGTCGACGGCTGGAAGGCGGTCGGTGAGGGCAAGGTGTTGGACGACTTTTCCCAGCTCAGCATTTCTTTGAACGAACCGTCGGTGATCAGGACCGTGGTCGAGGGGAACAGTCCCTACCTGGGCGGCATACCCGTCAAGGGGGAGAACGAACAGCTGATCGAAGCCCTGGGAGGGCAGGCGCCGACAGCTGCCCTGCTGCTGCCGCTGCAGCTCGGAGGCCGTGTGGTCAATGTTGTCTATGTTGACGGCGGCGAAAAGAGCCTGGCGGAGCGGATGGCCGATCTGAACCGGCTGGTGCGCAAGACGGTGCTCGCTTTCGAGATTCTCATTCGTCGCGAAAAGATCCTCATGACCTGA
- a CDS encoding class I SAM-dependent methyltransferase: MHPEKGFKTLNAPGSDRQGEPGGQPSPASWPPAPETLLPLLRHRLPATGPEARRLWHGRGGTAIDWSWLSIDWYPPVLHLIAYREIPEAFARQLADLLDPHLQPRPATVYLQRRDLCDAPHLLLQGEHPAAPVARENGLTFRLDFGRGRNIGFFPDMAAGRRWVRERAEGKRILNLFAYTCAFSVAALAGGAVQVVNLDMNRNVLARGRENHLLNGIDPRRAGFLAHDLFKSFGKLRRLGPFDLVIADPPDIQGASFRSERDWPKLLRKLPELLTANGEFLACVSSPRLGRRFLLEMINRHTPFLQLLEKRTAGPDFPERDPDKGLHLMLYTR, from the coding sequence GTGCATCCGGAAAAAGGATTCAAGACGCTGAACGCCCCCGGTTCCGACCGACAGGGAGAGCCGGGCGGTCAGCCGTCTCCCGCCTCCTGGCCGCCCGCACCCGAAACCCTGCTCCCCCTGCTCCGGCATCGCCTGCCGGCGACCGGCCCGGAAGCCCGCCGTCTCTGGCATGGCCGTGGCGGCACCGCTATCGACTGGTCCTGGCTGTCCATCGACTGGTACCCGCCGGTCCTGCACCTGATCGCCTACCGCGAGATTCCCGAAGCCTTCGCCCGACAGCTGGCCGATCTGCTCGATCCGCACCTGCAACCCCGACCGGCCACCGTCTATCTGCAGCGTCGGGATCTGTGCGATGCGCCGCACCTGCTGCTGCAAGGCGAACATCCGGCCGCGCCGGTGGCCCGCGAGAACGGCCTGACCTTCCGGCTCGACTTCGGCCGTGGCCGCAATATCGGTTTCTTCCCCGACATGGCCGCCGGCCGGCGCTGGGTGCGGGAAAGAGCCGAAGGGAAGAGAATTCTCAACCTGTTCGCCTACACCTGCGCCTTCTCGGTCGCCGCTTTGGCCGGCGGCGCCGTCCAGGTGGTCAATCTGGACATGAACCGCAACGTTCTCGCCCGCGGCCGGGAAAATCACCTGCTGAACGGCATCGATCCGCGCCGTGCCGGCTTTCTCGCCCACGACCTGTTCAAGTCCTTCGGCAAGCTGCGCCGTCTCGGCCCCTTTGACCTGGTGATCGCCGACCCCCCCGACATTCAGGGAGCCAGTTTTCGCTCGGAACGGGACTGGCCGAAACTGTTGCGCAAGCTGCCGGAACTGCTCACCGCCAATGGCGAATTTCTCGCCTGCGTCAGCTCGCCGCGCCTGGGCCGCCGGTTTCTGCTCGAGATGATCAACCGTCACACTCCTTTTCTTCAGCTGCTCGAGAAACGGACCGCCGGTCCCGATTTTCCGGAACGGGACCCGGACAAGGGGCTGCATCTGATGCTCTACACAAGGTAA
- a CDS encoding threonine aldolase family protein encodes MQHVHPDPVLKNQFASDNYAPICPEAMDAILQVNSGYVNAYGNDPWTARACDMLRDFFATDCQIFFVFNGTAANSLALASLCQSYHSIVCHELAHIETDECGAPEFFSNGTKILLTTGNGGKVDPAQVEHLVTRRSDIHYPKPKVLSLTQSTELGTVYTPDELQVLRDCAERHELRLHMDGARFANALASLELSPAELSWKAGVDVLTFGGTKCGMAVGEAVIFFDRELAAEFDYRCKQAGQLASKMRYLSAPWISLLQDGALLRHARHANAMARLLANELQKLPGVEVAHPVEANAVFVRLPQEVIDTLRAEGWYFYTFIGTGEARLMCSWHTSEEDVGQLVAAVRAALPKTG; translated from the coding sequence ATGCAACACGTCCATCCCGATCCCGTTCTGAAAAACCAGTTCGCCAGCGACAACTACGCCCCGATCTGCCCCGAGGCCATGGACGCCATACTCCAGGTCAACAGCGGCTACGTCAACGCCTACGGCAACGACCCCTGGACCGCCCGCGCCTGCGACATGCTGCGTGACTTTTTCGCCACCGACTGCCAGATCTTCTTCGTCTTCAACGGCACCGCCGCCAACTCCCTGGCCCTGGCCTCCCTCTGCCAGAGCTACCACAGCATCGTCTGCCACGAACTGGCGCATATCGAAACCGACGAATGCGGGGCGCCGGAGTTCTTTTCCAACGGCACCAAGATCCTGCTGACCACCGGCAACGGCGGCAAGGTCGACCCGGCCCAGGTCGAGCACCTGGTCACCCGTCGCAGCGACATCCACTATCCGAAGCCGAAAGTGCTCAGCCTGACCCAGTCCACCGAACTCGGCACCGTCTACACCCCGGACGAACTGCAGGTCCTGCGCGACTGCGCCGAGCGGCATGAGCTGCGCCTGCACATGGACGGCGCCCGTTTCGCCAACGCCCTGGCCAGCCTCGAGCTGTCGCCGGCCGAGCTGAGCTGGAAGGCGGGGGTCGACGTGCTGACCTTCGGCGGCACCAAGTGCGGCATGGCGGTCGGCGAGGCGGTGATCTTCTTCGACCGGGAACTGGCGGCCGAATTCGACTACCGCTGCAAGCAGGCCGGCCAGCTCGCCTCGAAGATGCGCTACCTCTCCGCCCCCTGGATCAGCCTGCTGCAGGACGGCGCCCTGCTGCGCCACGCCCGCCACGCCAACGCCATGGCCAGACTGCTTGCCAATGAGCTGCAGAAACTGCCCGGGGTCGAGGTGGCCCATCCGGTCGAGGCGAACGCGGTCTTCGTCCGTCTGCCACAGGAGGTGATCGACACCCTGCGGGCCGAAGGCTGGTATTTCTACACCTTCATCGGTACCGGCGAAGCACGACTGATGTGCTCCTGGCACACCAGCGAAGAGGATGTCGGCCAGCTGGTCGCCGCGGTCCGAGCCGCCCTGCCAAAGACGGGATGA
- a CDS encoding FAD/NAD(P)-binding protein: protein MTAPASLYAPRPCRLLTVSGLTPQEKLFRLQLVDGSSLGHQPGQFIQLSIPGLTEAPISVANSPTRGTVFELAVRRAGRLTGALHKLAPGALIGIRGPFGRPFQLDALRGKQLLLIAGGCGLAPLRSLIQYCQDRPEEFAAVHILYGARSPADLLFKDDLAAWQRSERLDCRYTVDRIPADSCYDGETGLLPRLLSQLELDPANCSAVLVGPPPMYRPVIAELRRLGLSGERRIMLSLERQMRCGVGKCGHCSIEHLTCCSDGPVFWLEEVEALRGAL from the coding sequence ATGACCGCTCCCGCCTCGCTCTACGCCCCCCGGCCCTGCCGGCTGCTGACCGTCTCCGGGCTGACCCCGCAGGAGAAGCTGTTCCGGCTGCAGCTGGTGGACGGCTCCTCCCTGGGACACCAGCCGGGGCAGTTCATCCAGCTGTCGATTCCCGGTCTGACCGAGGCGCCGATCTCGGTCGCCAACTCGCCGACCCGCGGCACCGTTTTCGAACTGGCAGTGCGCCGGGCCGGCCGACTCACCGGCGCCCTGCACAAGCTTGCCCCCGGCGCCCTGATTGGCATCCGCGGCCCCTTCGGCCGCCCCTTCCAGCTCGACGCCCTGCGCGGCAAGCAATTGCTGCTGATCGCCGGCGGCTGCGGCCTGGCTCCGCTGCGCTCCCTGATCCAGTACTGCCAGGACCGGCCGGAGGAGTTCGCCGCGGTGCACATCCTCTACGGCGCCCGTTCTCCCGCCGATCTGCTGTTCAAGGACGATCTGGCCGCCTGGCAGCGCAGCGAGCGACTCGACTGCCGCTACACCGTCGACCGGATTCCGGCCGACTCCTGCTACGATGGCGAAACCGGGCTGCTGCCCCGGCTGCTGTCACAGCTCGAACTCGATCCGGCCAACTGCAGCGCGGTGCTGGTCGGTCCGCCGCCGATGTACCGTCCGGTGATCGCCGAGTTGCGCCGGCTCGGGTTGAGCGGCGAACGCCGGATCATGCTCTCCCTCGAACGGCAGATGCGCTGCGGGGTCGGCAAGTGCGGCCACTGCAGCATCGAACACCTCACCTGCTGCAGCGATGGTCCGGTCTTCTGGCTGGAGGAGGTGGAAGCGTTGCGAGGCGCCCTGTGA
- the fdhF gene encoding formate dehydrogenase subunit alpha has protein sequence MKATLTTCPYCGTGCNLYLLGDERGQLYGVEPVAGHPVSRGQLCLKGWNAHAFVAHPERLTHPLLRRQGKLRPCDWETALDLVHCRLAAIAERHGPDSLMFLASAKASNEENYLLMKLARAGFGTNNVDHCARLCHSSTVFGLAETLGSGAMTNSLNCFERTDLVLVIGSNTTEQHPLIGSRILQARQRGAGLIVIDGRTIRLARHADLHLRPQNGTDVALLCGMMRQILADGLEDRAFIAARCENFAAFEASLRDYTPERVAAITGVPAQQLVDAARRFACADKAMIVFAMGITQHSHGVDNVRALSNLALLTGNIGRPGTGLNPLRGQNNVQGACDMGALPDVYSGYQKVSDPAAREKFSAAWGVPLPDRPGLMATHAMEAAAAGRVRGMLIMGENPLLSEANQGLVRQALQKLEFLAVIDIFPTETAQLADVVLPAACYAERDGSFTSTERRVQRGRQAIAPPGEARADWQILCALLGRCGVPAGYAGPGEIMAEIAALTPSYAGISYPRLEGTGLQWPCPDAEHPGTPILHVGRCSRGKARFSPVAYRPAVETPDADYPFLLNTGRTGVHWHTGSMTRRSHLLDREEREPYVEIHPADAARYQLEERRPVRISSRRGSIEARTRITDRVPAGQLFIPFHFVEGAANALTNNALDPESGIPEFKVCAVRLQPC, from the coding sequence GTGAAGGCCACCCTGACCACCTGCCCCTACTGCGGCACCGGCTGCAATCTTTACCTGCTCGGCGACGAGCGGGGACAGCTGTACGGCGTCGAACCGGTCGCCGGCCATCCGGTCAGCCGCGGCCAACTCTGCCTCAAGGGCTGGAACGCCCACGCCTTCGTCGCCCACCCGGAGCGGCTGACCCACCCGCTGCTGCGCCGGCAGGGAAAGCTGCGCCCTTGTGACTGGGAAACCGCCCTCGATCTGGTCCATTGCCGCCTGGCCGCCATCGCCGAACGGCACGGTCCCGACAGCCTGATGTTCCTCGCCTCGGCCAAGGCCAGCAACGAGGAGAACTACCTGCTGATGAAGCTGGCCCGGGCCGGCTTCGGTACCAACAACGTCGATCACTGCGCCCGGCTCTGCCATTCCTCGACCGTTTTCGGCCTGGCGGAGACCCTCGGCTCGGGAGCGATGACCAACAGCCTGAACTGCTTCGAACGGACCGACCTGGTGCTGGTGATCGGCTCCAACACCACCGAACAGCATCCGCTGATCGGCAGCCGGATCCTCCAGGCCCGGCAGCGGGGCGCGGGACTGATCGTGATCGACGGCCGGACCATCCGCCTGGCCCGGCATGCCGACCTGCACCTGCGGCCGCAGAACGGCACCGACGTCGCTCTGCTCTGCGGCATGATGCGGCAGATCCTCGCCGACGGCCTGGAGGACCGCGCTTTCATCGCCGCCCGCTGCGAAAACTTCGCCGCCTTCGAAGCCTCGCTGCGGGACTACACCCCGGAGCGGGTCGCGGCCATCACCGGCGTGCCGGCCCAGCAACTGGTCGACGCCGCACGCCGCTTCGCCTGCGCGGATAAGGCGATGATCGTCTTCGCCATGGGCATCACCCAACACAGCCACGGGGTCGACAATGTCCGGGCGCTCTCCAACCTCGCCCTGCTGACCGGCAACATCGGCCGGCCGGGCACCGGCCTCAATCCCCTGCGCGGCCAGAACAATGTCCAGGGAGCCTGCGACATGGGCGCCCTGCCCGACGTCTACAGCGGCTACCAGAAGGTGAGCGACCCGGCGGCGCGGGAGAAATTCTCCGCCGCCTGGGGCGTGCCCCTGCCGGATCGGCCCGGCCTGATGGCGACCCACGCCATGGAAGCCGCCGCGGCCGGCAGAGTGCGCGGCATGCTGATCATGGGGGAGAATCCGCTCCTCTCCGAGGCGAATCAGGGCCTGGTCCGTCAGGCACTGCAGAAGCTGGAGTTTCTCGCCGTCATCGACATCTTCCCCACCGAAACCGCGCAGCTGGCCGACGTGGTGCTGCCGGCCGCCTGCTACGCCGAACGGGACGGCAGCTTCACCTCCACCGAGCGCCGGGTCCAGCGCGGCCGCCAGGCGATCGCCCCGCCGGGAGAGGCCCGGGCCGACTGGCAGATTCTCTGCGCGCTGCTGGGGCGCTGCGGCGTGCCGGCCGGCTATGCCGGTCCGGGGGAGATCATGGCGGAGATCGCCGCGCTGACCCCGAGCTACGCCGGCATCAGCTACCCCCGGCTGGAAGGGACCGGCCTGCAATGGCCCTGCCCGGATGCTGAACATCCCGGTACTCCGATCCTGCACGTCGGGCGCTGCAGCCGCGGCAAGGCCCGCTTCAGTCCGGTCGCCTACCGACCAGCGGTCGAGACGCCGGACGCCGACTATCCATTCCTGCTCAATACCGGACGCACCGGGGTGCACTGGCACACCGGCAGCATGACCCGCCGCAGCCACCTGCTCGACCGCGAAGAACGCGAGCCCTACGTCGAAATCCATCCGGCCGACGCCGCCCGCTATCAGCTTGAGGAACGCCGGCCGGTCCGCATCAGCAGCCGCCGCGGCAGCATCGAAGCGCGGACCAGAATCACCGATCGGGTTCCCGCCGGGCAGCTGTTCATCCCCTTCCATTTCGTCGAAGGAGCCGCCAACGCCCTGACCAACAACGCCCTCGACCCGGAATCGGGCATCCCCGAATTCAAGGTCTGCGCCGTGAGGCTTCAGCCATGCTGA